One genomic region from Buteo buteo chromosome 12, bButBut1.hap1.1, whole genome shotgun sequence encodes:
- the BROX gene encoding BRO1 domain-containing protein BROX isoform X1, with the protein MTHWFHRNPLKATAPVSFNFYGVATTPAATKVCNDLRLSRTRLLELFTDSSCNPEMMKNATDLYFSLLQGFILSLDDSSQECKLRYIQNFKWTDTLQGQVPSAQQDAVFELVSMGFNVALWYTKYASRLAGKEDITEDEAKDVHRSLKIAAGIFKHLKESHIPKLITPVEKGRDLEARLIDSYIIQCQAEAQEVTIARAIELKHNPGLIAALAYETANFYQKADQTLSTLDPTYAGKWRKYLNLKTCFYMAYAYCYHGQTLLASDKCGEAIRSLQESEKFFAKAEALCKEYGETKGPGTTAKPSGHLFFRKLGSLIKNTLEKCQRENGFIYFQKVPAEAPQLELKANYGLVEPVPFEFPALNAHWTPETLAAFDLTKRPKDDTAKPKPDEEVKPLKEPDIKPQKDTGCQIS; encoded by the exons atgaccCACTGGTTTCATCGCAACCCTTTGAAGGCTACAGCTCCcgtttcatttaatttttatgggGTAGCTACCACTCCAGCTGCAACAAAGGTTTGCAA TGATTTGAGGTTATCTCGAACACGACTGTTGGAGCTGTTTACGGACTCAAGTTGTAATCCAGAAATGATGAAGAATGCAACTGACTTGTACTTCTCACTCTTGCAAG GTTTTATCCTTTCACTGGATGACTCTTCCCAAGAATGCAAGTTGAGATATATTCAGAATTTCAAGTGGACAGACACATTACAAGGACAAGTTCCAAG TGCCCAGCAGGATGCAGTGTTTGAACTGGTTTCCATGGGATTTAATGTAGCTCTGTGGTACACAAAATACGCATCAAGACTCGCTGGAAAAGAAGA TATAACAGAAGATGAAGCAAAAGACGTTCACAGAAGTCTGAAGATAGCAGCTGGgatttttaaacacttaaag GAGAGTCACATTCCAAAATTGATTACACCtgtagaaaagggaagagatttAGAAGCTCGACTTATAGACTCTTACATCATACAGTGCCAAGCTGAAGCTCAAGAAG tgacgATTGCTCGGGCTATTGAGCTGAAACACAATCCAGGACTAATAGCTGCCCTTGCTTATGAAACAGCTAACTTTTACCAAAAAGCTG ATCAAACATTATCCACTTTGGATCCAACCTATGCAGGTAAATGGAGGAAGTACTTAAACTTGAAGACCTGTTTCTATATGGCCTAT GCATACTGTTACCATGGTCAAACTTTACTGGCAAGTGATAAATGTGGGGAAGCAATCAGGTCTCTGCAGGAATCAGAAAAAT TTTTTGCCAAGGCTGAAGCATTGTGCAAAGAATATGGAGAAACCAAAGGGCCCGGGACTACTGCCAAACCTTCTGGACATCTCTTCTTTAGGAAATTAGGAAGTTTGATTAAGAACACACTAGAAAAATGCCAGAGAGAGAATGGATTCAT CTATTTTCAAAAGGTGCCAGCAGAGGCTCCCCAGCTGGAACTGAAAGCAAACTATGGCTTAGTAGAGCCTGTTCCTTTTGAATTTCCTGCCTTGAACGCACACTGGACTCCTGAAACACTTGCAGCATTTGATCTCACCAAGAGGCCAAAGGATGACACT GCTAAACCAAAACCAGATGAAGAAGTAAAACCTCTGAAGGAACCAGATATAAAGCCTCAAAAAGACACTGGATGCCAGATTTCTTAA
- the BROX gene encoding BRO1 domain-containing protein BROX isoform X3, with translation MTHWFHRNPLKATAPVSFNFYGVATTPAATKVCNDLRLSRTRLLELFTDSSCNPEMMKNATDLYFSLLQGFILSLDDSSQECKLRYIQNFKWTDTLQGQVPSAQQDAVFELVSMGFNVALWYTKYASRLAGKEDITEDEAKDVHRSLKIAAGIFKHLKESHIPKLITPVEKGRDLEARLIDSYIIQCQAEAQEVTIARAIELKHNPGLIAALAYETANFYQKADQTLSTLDPTYAGKWRKYLNLKTCFYMAYAYCYHGQTLLASDKCGEAIRSLQESEKFFAKAEALCKEYGETKGPGTTAKPSGHLFFRKLGSLIKNTLEKCQRENGFMFVISLFYDI, from the exons atgaccCACTGGTTTCATCGCAACCCTTTGAAGGCTACAGCTCCcgtttcatttaatttttatgggGTAGCTACCACTCCAGCTGCAACAAAGGTTTGCAA TGATTTGAGGTTATCTCGAACACGACTGTTGGAGCTGTTTACGGACTCAAGTTGTAATCCAGAAATGATGAAGAATGCAACTGACTTGTACTTCTCACTCTTGCAAG GTTTTATCCTTTCACTGGATGACTCTTCCCAAGAATGCAAGTTGAGATATATTCAGAATTTCAAGTGGACAGACACATTACAAGGACAAGTTCCAAG TGCCCAGCAGGATGCAGTGTTTGAACTGGTTTCCATGGGATTTAATGTAGCTCTGTGGTACACAAAATACGCATCAAGACTCGCTGGAAAAGAAGA TATAACAGAAGATGAAGCAAAAGACGTTCACAGAAGTCTGAAGATAGCAGCTGGgatttttaaacacttaaag GAGAGTCACATTCCAAAATTGATTACACCtgtagaaaagggaagagatttAGAAGCTCGACTTATAGACTCTTACATCATACAGTGCCAAGCTGAAGCTCAAGAAG tgacgATTGCTCGGGCTATTGAGCTGAAACACAATCCAGGACTAATAGCTGCCCTTGCTTATGAAACAGCTAACTTTTACCAAAAAGCTG ATCAAACATTATCCACTTTGGATCCAACCTATGCAGGTAAATGGAGGAAGTACTTAAACTTGAAGACCTGTTTCTATATGGCCTAT GCATACTGTTACCATGGTCAAACTTTACTGGCAAGTGATAAATGTGGGGAAGCAATCAGGTCTCTGCAGGAATCAGAAAAAT TTTTTGCCAAGGCTGAAGCATTGTGCAAAGAATATGGAGAAACCAAAGGGCCCGGGACTACTGCCAAACCTTCTGGACATCTCTTCTTTAGGAAATTAGGAAGTTTGATTAAGAACACACTAGAAAAATGCCAGAGAGAGAATGGATTCAT GTttgttatttcccttttttatgaTATTTGA
- the BROX gene encoding BRO1 domain-containing protein BROX isoform X4, which yields MTHWFHRNPLKATAPVSFNFYGVATTPAATKVCNDLRLSRTRLLELFTDSSCNPEMMKNATDLYFSLLQGFILSLDDSSQECKLRYIQNFKWTDTLQGQVPSAQQDAVFELVSMGFNVALWYTKYASRLAGKEDITEDEAKDVHRSLKIAAGIFKHLKESHIPKLITPVEKGRDLEARLIDSYIIQCQAEAQEVTIARAIELKHNPGLIAALAYETANFYQKADQTLSTLDPTYAGKWRKYLNLKTCFYMAYAYCYHGQTLLASDKCGEAIRSLQESEKFFAKAEALCKEYGETKGPGTTAKPSGHLFFRKLGSLIKNTLEKCQRENGFINKM from the exons atgaccCACTGGTTTCATCGCAACCCTTTGAAGGCTACAGCTCCcgtttcatttaatttttatgggGTAGCTACCACTCCAGCTGCAACAAAGGTTTGCAA TGATTTGAGGTTATCTCGAACACGACTGTTGGAGCTGTTTACGGACTCAAGTTGTAATCCAGAAATGATGAAGAATGCAACTGACTTGTACTTCTCACTCTTGCAAG GTTTTATCCTTTCACTGGATGACTCTTCCCAAGAATGCAAGTTGAGATATATTCAGAATTTCAAGTGGACAGACACATTACAAGGACAAGTTCCAAG TGCCCAGCAGGATGCAGTGTTTGAACTGGTTTCCATGGGATTTAATGTAGCTCTGTGGTACACAAAATACGCATCAAGACTCGCTGGAAAAGAAGA TATAACAGAAGATGAAGCAAAAGACGTTCACAGAAGTCTGAAGATAGCAGCTGGgatttttaaacacttaaag GAGAGTCACATTCCAAAATTGATTACACCtgtagaaaagggaagagatttAGAAGCTCGACTTATAGACTCTTACATCATACAGTGCCAAGCTGAAGCTCAAGAAG tgacgATTGCTCGGGCTATTGAGCTGAAACACAATCCAGGACTAATAGCTGCCCTTGCTTATGAAACAGCTAACTTTTACCAAAAAGCTG ATCAAACATTATCCACTTTGGATCCAACCTATGCAGGTAAATGGAGGAAGTACTTAAACTTGAAGACCTGTTTCTATATGGCCTAT GCATACTGTTACCATGGTCAAACTTTACTGGCAAGTGATAAATGTGGGGAAGCAATCAGGTCTCTGCAGGAATCAGAAAAAT TTTTTGCCAAGGCTGAAGCATTGTGCAAAGAATATGGAGAAACCAAAGGGCCCGGGACTACTGCCAAACCTTCTGGACATCTCTTCTTTAGGAAATTAGGAAGTTTGATTAAGAACACACTAGAAAAATGCCAGAGAGAGAATGGATTCAT AAACAAAATGTGA
- the BROX gene encoding BRO1 domain-containing protein BROX isoform X2 — MTHWFHRNPLKATAPVSFNFYGVATTPAATKVCNDLRLSRTRLLELFTDSSCNPEMMKNATDLYFSLLQGFILSLDDSSQECKLRYIQNFKWTDTLQGQVPSAQQDAVFELVSMGFNVALWYTKYASRLAGKEDITEDEAKDVHRSLKIAAGIFKHLKESHIPKLITPVEKGRDLEARLIDSYIIQCQAEAQEVTIARAIELKHNPGLIAALAYETANFYQKAVFAKAEALCKEYGETKGPGTTAKPSGHLFFRKLGSLIKNTLEKCQRENGFIYFQKVPAEAPQLELKANYGLVEPVPFEFPALNAHWTPETLAAFDLTKRPKDDTAKPKPDEEVKPLKEPDIKPQKDTGCQIS, encoded by the exons atgaccCACTGGTTTCATCGCAACCCTTTGAAGGCTACAGCTCCcgtttcatttaatttttatgggGTAGCTACCACTCCAGCTGCAACAAAGGTTTGCAA TGATTTGAGGTTATCTCGAACACGACTGTTGGAGCTGTTTACGGACTCAAGTTGTAATCCAGAAATGATGAAGAATGCAACTGACTTGTACTTCTCACTCTTGCAAG GTTTTATCCTTTCACTGGATGACTCTTCCCAAGAATGCAAGTTGAGATATATTCAGAATTTCAAGTGGACAGACACATTACAAGGACAAGTTCCAAG TGCCCAGCAGGATGCAGTGTTTGAACTGGTTTCCATGGGATTTAATGTAGCTCTGTGGTACACAAAATACGCATCAAGACTCGCTGGAAAAGAAGA TATAACAGAAGATGAAGCAAAAGACGTTCACAGAAGTCTGAAGATAGCAGCTGGgatttttaaacacttaaag GAGAGTCACATTCCAAAATTGATTACACCtgtagaaaagggaagagatttAGAAGCTCGACTTATAGACTCTTACATCATACAGTGCCAAGCTGAAGCTCAAGAAG tgacgATTGCTCGGGCTATTGAGCTGAAACACAATCCAGGACTAATAGCTGCCCTTGCTTATGAAACAGCTAACTTTTACCAAAAAGCTG TTTTTGCCAAGGCTGAAGCATTGTGCAAAGAATATGGAGAAACCAAAGGGCCCGGGACTACTGCCAAACCTTCTGGACATCTCTTCTTTAGGAAATTAGGAAGTTTGATTAAGAACACACTAGAAAAATGCCAGAGAGAGAATGGATTCAT CTATTTTCAAAAGGTGCCAGCAGAGGCTCCCCAGCTGGAACTGAAAGCAAACTATGGCTTAGTAGAGCCTGTTCCTTTTGAATTTCCTGCCTTGAACGCACACTGGACTCCTGAAACACTTGCAGCATTTGATCTCACCAAGAGGCCAAAGGATGACACT GCTAAACCAAAACCAGATGAAGAAGTAAAACCTCTGAAGGAACCAGATATAAAGCCTCAAAAAGACACTGGATGCCAGATTTCTTAA